AATTAAAGATACCAAGGCTGTTTAAGCGTTTTTCCCAAAAAAGCAAAGACTCTTCAGATGGGACTAAAAAAACAGTTCGATCAATAGCGTTGGTACCAAATTTATGATCGACGCCATTTTTCATTTCAAAAACGGTAAATTCAGTTCCTGGACGACCAGCAGTATCTCCGAAGAAAGTATGATACATTTCATTATCATCTTGATTGACTGTTTTTAGTAGTAAATTTAAACCGAGTGTATTATGATAAAAATGGAAGGATTGCTGAATATCACGATTAATAACTGAAACATGATGAATAAGTGTGTTTTTCATAGTTTGATTCCTTTCAAATACAATTTTTAGGAGAATAATTATATGAATTATTTTATCACAGATAAGAATAATAAGGAATTTTTTGTGTTGTTTCATGGTACAGGAGGAAATGAATATTCATTACTTTTTGTTAGTGGGGACCTTAATCCCGAAGCTGGAGTCATTAGTTTTTTAGGAAATTCTGGAACAGGAACAACGCGTCGTTTCTTTAATCCGTTGATTGAAGGTACGCTAGATCGAGCTGATTTTAATCAAAATGTGGCGACCTTTTTAGATACCTGGACAGAAATCAAGCCTCAAAATGCTAAATTAACATTTATTGGCTATTCTAATGGTGCTAATTTTTTACTAGGCATCCTTGAAAAAGCTCCTGAAATAGCTGATAAGATTATATTGATGCATCCCGCTAATTTAGGGTACATATTTAAAGAACAAACGAACACACCTATTTTACTAACCTATGGAGCAAATGATTACATGGTTCCACCAGGTGATGTGCTAGCATTAGCGAATCAAATGAAGCCATTTTTCCCAAAATTAGAAGCGAAATTATTAGATTCAGGTCATGAAGTAACCGATCTTGAAGTAAAAACAATTAAGAATTTTTTGAATCAGCACTAAATAGATTGTTAAAGGAGAGGAAAGATGAAGAAGTTTTTTTTATGGTTAGCTGGACTGATAATTCTCCTATCAATTGGACTGACAATTGTGTTTAATCTAACACCACTACCTATGATCAGTCTCGCACGCCAGGTTTTATTTTCTGTGCCAACTGATACGCGAAAACCAGAATATACAGAAGGCAGTGTAACGGTTTTAACGAACAAGTCTTATACTGGAAAATACAAACAAAGTACATTTGATTTATATCTTCCCGACATTCCATTACCTAATGAACCAACGATTGCTTGGGTTCA
This Carnobacterium maltaromaticum DSM 20342 DNA region includes the following protein-coding sequences:
- a CDS encoding alpha/beta hydrolase; its protein translation is MNYFITDKNNKEFFVLFHGTGGNEYSLLFVSGDLNPEAGVISFLGNSGTGTTRRFFNPLIEGTLDRADFNQNVATFLDTWTEIKPQNAKLTFIGYSNGANFLLGILEKAPEIADKIILMHPANLGYIFKEQTNTPILLTYGANDYMVPPGDVLALANQMKPFFPKLEAKLLDSGHEVTDLEVKTIKNFLNQH